One region of Phycisphaerales bacterium genomic DNA includes:
- a CDS encoding AMP-binding protein — MSIHWPIIKRLAASPTRAAMVDDRRTYKAVELLVGALHVAAAVRAKCGTQTLGIMLPTSGAFPIATLAGWMLGKTIVPLNYLLKKEELQYVVDDCGTDTVISSRLMLEHIAAPNARNILCLEDVSFAGVPEPIWPAGAEDDDLGVLLYTSGTSGRPKGVMLTHGNISANLQQILEWISITPRNDVILGVLPQFHTFGLTVLTLLPMLAGVKAVYTARFVPQKLIRLIREHRPTIFVAIPSMYNALLSVKDAKAEDFTSLRLVVSGGEPLPDAVADKFRERFGVTINEGYGLTETAPVTNWCRPYEFRPHSVGRPLPRVVERIADINTGAVLDPTHEGEIQIAGPNVMRGYYHLPEETAKAFTADGFFRTGDIGRFDDDGHLYITGRLKEMLIIGGENVFPREIEEVLSLHPAVGGCGVVGKQDPMRGEVPIAFVEAREGMTLEPRELIFLCREKLAGYKVPAEVRVLPALPRNPTGKVMRRELKKLV; from the coding sequence GTGAGCATCCACTGGCCCATCATCAAGCGTCTGGCCGCGTCCCCAACGCGAGCGGCCATGGTTGACGACCGCCGCACCTACAAGGCAGTGGAGCTGCTGGTCGGGGCCCTGCACGTCGCCGCGGCGGTGCGGGCCAAGTGCGGCACGCAGACCCTGGGCATCATGCTGCCCACCAGCGGGGCCTTCCCGATCGCGACGCTGGCGGGCTGGATGCTCGGCAAGACGATCGTGCCGCTGAACTACCTCCTCAAGAAGGAGGAGCTCCAGTACGTCGTTGACGACTGCGGGACCGACACGGTGATCTCGTCGCGGCTCATGCTCGAGCACATTGCCGCGCCGAACGCCAGGAACATCCTGTGCCTCGAGGATGTGTCCTTCGCCGGCGTGCCCGAGCCGATCTGGCCTGCGGGCGCGGAGGACGATGATCTCGGCGTACTGCTCTACACCTCCGGCACCAGCGGCCGCCCCAAGGGCGTGATGCTGACGCACGGCAACATCTCGGCGAACCTGCAGCAGATCCTTGAGTGGATCAGCATCACGCCGCGCAACGACGTCATTCTTGGCGTGCTGCCGCAGTTCCACACCTTCGGGCTGACGGTGCTCACGCTGCTGCCGATGCTCGCGGGCGTGAAGGCGGTGTACACGGCCCGGTTCGTGCCACAGAAGCTGATCCGACTCATCCGCGAGCACCGGCCGACGATCTTCGTGGCCATTCCGAGCATGTACAACGCGCTGCTGAGCGTCAAGGACGCCAAGGCCGAGGACTTCACCTCGCTGCGGCTGGTGGTGAGCGGCGGCGAGCCACTGCCCGATGCGGTGGCCGACAAGTTCCGCGAGCGCTTCGGGGTCACAATCAACGAGGGCTACGGGCTGACGGAGACCGCGCCGGTGACGAACTGGTGCCGCCCCTACGAGTTCCGCCCGCACTCGGTCGGCAGGCCGCTGCCGCGGGTGGTGGAGCGGATCGCAGACATCAACACCGGGGCCGTGCTGGACCCCACGCACGAGGGCGAGATCCAGATCGCCGGGCCCAACGTGATGCGCGGCTACTACCACCTGCCAGAGGAGACCGCCAAGGCGTTCACTGCCGACGGGTTCTTCCGCACTGGCGACATTGGCCGCTTCGATGATGACGGGCACCTCTACATCACCGGGCGGCTGAAGGAGATGCTCATCATCGGCGGCGAGAACGTCTTCCCACGCGAGATCGAGGAGGTGCTGAGCCTGCACCCCGCGGTGGGGGGGTGCGGGGTTGTAGGCAAGCAGGATCCGATGCGCGGCGAAGTGCCGATCGCCTTCGTGGAGGCCCGCGAGGGCATGACCCTGGAGCCCCGAGAGCTGATCTTTCTCTGCCGCGAGAAGCTGGCGGGGTACAAGGTTCCGGCGGAGGTGCGGGTGCTGCCGGCGTTGCCGCGGAACCCCACGGGGAAGGTGATGCGGCGGGAACTCAAGAAACTGGTCTGA